From the genome of Chlorocebus sabaeus isolate Y175 chromosome 2, mChlSab1.0.hap1, whole genome shotgun sequence, one region includes:
- the MMP9 gene encoding matrix metalloproteinase-9: MSLWQPLVLVLLVLGCCCAAPRQRQSTLVLFPGDLKTNLTDRQLAEDYLYRYGYTRVAEMHQDSKSLRPALLLLQKQLSLPQTGELDSATLKAMRTPRCGVPDLGRFQTFEGDLKWHHHNITYWIQNYSEDLPPKVIDDAFARAFALWSAVTPLTFTRVYSRDADIVIQFGVAEHGDGYPFDGKDGLLAHAFPPGPGIQGDAHFDDDELWSLGKGVVVPTKFGNADGAACHFPFTFEGRSYSACTTDGRSDGVPWCSTTANYDTDRRFGFCPSERLYTQDGNADGKPCQFPFIFQGQSYSACTTDGRSDGYRWCATTANYDQDKLYGFCPTRADSTVIGGNSAGELCVFPFTFLGKEYSTCTSEGRRDGRLWCATTSNFDRDKKWGFCPDQGYSLFLVAAHEFGHALGLDHSSVPEALMYPMYRFTEEPPLHKDDVNGIQYLYGSRPEPEPRPPTTTTPQPTAPPTICPTGPPTVRPSERPTTGPTGPPSAGPTGPPTAGPSTTTTVPLNPVDDACNVNIFDAITEIGNQLYLFKDGRYWRFSERRGSRLQGPFLIADTWPALPRKLDSAFEEPLSKKLFFFSGRQVWVYTGASVLGPRRLDKLGLGADVAQVTGALRRGAGKMLLFSGRRFWRFDVKAQMVDPRSASEVDRMFPGVPLDTHDVFQYQEKAYFCQNRFYWRVSSQSEVNQVDQVGYVTYDILQCPED, encoded by the exons ATGAGCCTCTGGCAGCCCCTGGTCCTGGTGCTCCTGGTGCTGGGCTGCTGCTGTGCTGCCCCCAGACAGCGCCAGTCCACCCTTGTGCTCTTCCCTGGAGACCTGAAAACCAATCTCACTGACAGGCAGCTGGCAGAG GACTACCTGTACCGCTATGGTTACACTCGGGTGGCAGAGATGCACCAAGACTCGAAATCTCTGCGGCCTGCGCTGCTGCTTCTCCAGAAGCAACTGTCCCTGCCCCAGACCGGTGAGCTGGACAGCGCCACGCTGAAGGCCATGCGAACCCCACGGTGCGGGGTCCCAGACCTGGGCAGATTCCAAACCTTTGAGGGCGACCTCAAGTGGCACCACCACAACATCACCTATTG GATCCAAAACTACTCGGAAGACTTGCCGCCGAAGGTGATTGACGACGCCTTTGCCCGCGCCTTCGCGCTGTGGAGCGCGGTGACGCCGCTCACCTTCACTCGCGTGTACAGCCGGGACGCAGACATCGTCATTCAGTTTGGTGTCGCGG AGCACGGAGACGGGTATCCCTTCGACGGGAAGGACGGGCTCCTGGCACACGCCTTTCCTCCTGGGCCCGGCATTCAGGGAGACGCCCATTTCGACGATGACGAGTTGTGGTCGCTAGGCAAGGGCGTCG TGGTTCCAACTAAGTTTGGAAACGCAGATGGCGCGGCCTGCCACTTTCCCTTCACCTTCGAGGGCCGCTCCTACTCTGCCTGCACCACCGACGGTCGCTCCGACGGCGTGCCCTGGTGCAGTACCACGGCCAACTACGACACTGACCGCCGGTTTGGCTTCTGTCCCAGCGAGA GACTCTACACCCAGGACGGCAATGCTGACGGGAAACCCTGCCAGTTTCCATTCATCTTCCAAGGCCAATCCTACTCCGCCTGCACCACGGACGGTCGCTCCGACGGCTACCGCTGGTGCGCCACCACCGCCAACTACGACCAGGACAAGCTCTACGGCTTCTGCCCGACCCGAG CCGACTCGACCGTGATCGGGGGCAACTCGGCGGGGGAGCTGTGcgtcttccccttcaccttcctggGTAAGGAGTACTCGACCTGTACCAGCGAGGGCCGCAGAGATGGGCGCCTCTGGTGCGCTACCACCTCGAACTTTGACAGAGACAAGAAGTGGGGCTTCTGCCCGGACCAAG GATACAGTCTGTTCCTCGTGGCGGCTCACGAATTCGGCCACGCGCTGGGCTTAGATCATTCCTCAGTGCCGGAGGCGCTCATGTACCCTATGTACCGATTCACTGAGGAGCCCCCCTTGCATAAGGACGATGTGAATGGCATCCAGTATCTCTATG GTTCTCGCCCTGAACCTGAGCCACGGCCTCCAACCACCACTACACCGCAGCCCACAGCTCCCCCGACGATCTGCCCCACTGGACCCCCCACTGTCCGCCCCTCAGAGCGCCCCACAACCGGCCCCACAGGTCCCCCCTCAGCTGGCCCCACAGGTCCCCCCACTGCTGGCCCTTCTACGACCACTACTGTGCCTTTGAATCCGGTGGACGATGCCTGCAACGTGAACATCTTCGACGCCATCACGGAGATCGGGAACCAGCTGTATTTGTTCAAGGATGG GAGGTACTGGCGATTCTCTGAGCGCAGGGGGAGCCGGCTGCAGGGACCCTTCCTTATCGCCGACACGTGGCCCGCGTTGCCCCGCAAGCTGGACTCGGCCTTTGAGGAGCCGCTCTCCAAGaagcttttcttcttctctg GGCGCCAGGTGTGGGTGTACACAGGCGCGTCGGTGCTGGGCCCGAGGCGTCTAGACAAGCTGGGCCTGGGCGCCGACGTGGCCCAGGTGACTGGGGCCCTCCGGCGTGGCGCGGGGAAGATGCTGCTATTCAGCGGGCGGCGCTTCTGGAG GTTCGACGTGAAGGCGCAGATGGTGGATCCCCGGAGCGCCAGCGAGGTAGACCGGATGTTCCCCGGGGTGCCTTTGGACACGCACGACGTCTTCCAGTACCAAG AGAAAGCCTATTTCTGCCAGAACCGCTTCTACTGGCGCGTGAGTTCCCAGAGTGAGGTGAACCAGGTGGACCAAGTGGGCTACGTGACCTATGACATCCTGCAGTGCCCTGAGGACTAG